One Niallia circulans DNA segment encodes these proteins:
- a CDS encoding GH39 family glycosyl hydrolase: MLNTQTTQPLIDAQLITISVMNGKDVLDHAHKDIELIYVIEGDLEVKVKSNIFTLNNSDFIMINSNELHSFHSGDNSLIVIIHFNYLQMRSILQQENLFFQCISLENTVSANQQMKAVIEEVLSVYLKESNFSIAEYWGRVLKLISIIQLNYLRDRKHQKVKPLQSEEMANERVVEILEYVENNFREPLTLEEVASTQYITVPYLSKFFKKQTGKTFLQYLNKVRLAHAVNELINTKKSITRIALDNGFPNLVAFNRVFNDKFKVKPADYRKSKLEKITDEVKTVSNVKVEKEEALFELRHYMEAYSPVEKKNELIAVDIDIRKISKLEAYTKYWNKVINVGYATDLLNSDMQEQIALLQNDIGFTYARFWGMFSDEMHVEDNSYGQVVYNFSNINKLLDFLIKNRLKPFIELGPKPKLVLKSFHQTLIYQTNKEKTFDEWKSLLRAFLLHCIERYGIEEVETWYFEIWSNNIDPIVNLENIEGLSKNSRHDPSQFAEYFKIFTFLKGILNELVPGAKVGGCGLTMDLEIEKLDLFLKQWRLQEMQPDFLSIYLYPIETESDRNAKKNVISTNPNYIKTKIRQVRDAMNRYDFDDLELNVTEWNISISNRDYLNDTCFKASYIAKNIIDNLTLNNINMLGYWMCSDIFSDFKDSKNLLHGGVGLITKSGIRKPSYHSFSLLKRLGEILVSKGDNYIITKKSGDRYQIICYNYKHFDYSYYLQPEGSIEISEQYDIFENNNPLTLSLKMKGIKNGRYRLKEQRINRKYGSVLDEWLNFGSIYDMKPDEVEYLKQKSVPYMKVSHTIVEENNILIKGELQPHEVRLYELNLIISDS, translated from the coding sequence ATGCTTAATACTCAAACAACTCAACCTTTAATAGATGCTCAATTAATAACGATTTCAGTTATGAATGGTAAAGATGTGCTGGATCATGCACATAAAGACATCGAATTAATTTATGTGATTGAAGGAGATTTAGAAGTAAAGGTAAAGAGTAATATATTCACATTAAATAATTCGGATTTTATTATGATTAATTCAAATGAGCTTCATTCATTTCATTCAGGAGACAATAGTTTAATAGTTATAATTCACTTTAACTATTTACAAATGCGTTCTATTCTTCAACAGGAGAATCTATTTTTTCAATGTATTTCATTAGAAAATACAGTTTCAGCTAATCAACAGATGAAAGCTGTTATAGAGGAAGTACTGTCTGTCTATTTAAAGGAATCTAACTTTTCGATAGCGGAATACTGGGGAAGAGTATTGAAGTTAATTTCTATTATTCAATTGAATTACTTAAGGGATAGAAAGCACCAAAAAGTTAAACCACTGCAATCTGAGGAAATGGCGAACGAAAGAGTGGTGGAAATACTTGAATATGTCGAAAATAATTTCCGAGAGCCATTAACACTCGAAGAAGTTGCGAGTACTCAATATATTACAGTACCTTATTTATCTAAGTTTTTTAAAAAACAGACTGGTAAAACATTCTTACAATATTTAAATAAAGTACGTCTTGCTCATGCTGTAAATGAACTAATTAATACCAAAAAATCCATTACTAGAATTGCACTCGACAATGGTTTTCCAAATCTAGTAGCTTTTAATAGAGTTTTCAATGATAAATTTAAGGTGAAGCCTGCTGACTATAGAAAAAGTAAATTAGAGAAAATTACAGATGAGGTAAAGACAGTAAGTAATGTTAAAGTGGAAAAGGAAGAAGCTTTGTTTGAGCTGCGTCATTATATGGAAGCTTATTCACCAGTAGAAAAGAAAAACGAATTAATTGCGGTGGATATAGATATTAGGAAAATATCCAAATTAGAGGCTTATACTAAGTATTGGAATAAAGTTATTAACGTTGGATATGCAACTGACTTATTAAATTCAGATATGCAAGAACAGATAGCACTTTTACAGAATGATATAGGTTTTACTTATGCACGATTTTGGGGGATGTTTAGTGATGAAATGCATGTTGAAGACAACTCATATGGACAGGTAGTTTATAATTTTTCAAATATTAATAAATTATTAGATTTTCTAATAAAAAATAGATTGAAACCATTTATTGAGCTAGGACCGAAACCAAAACTTGTTTTGAAATCATTTCATCAAACACTCATATATCAGACAAACAAGGAAAAGACGTTTGATGAATGGAAAAGTTTATTAAGGGCCTTCTTGTTACACTGTATCGAACGGTACGGAATTGAGGAAGTAGAAACATGGTACTTTGAAATATGGAGTAATAACATTGACCCTATTGTTAACTTAGAGAATATAGAGGGCTTATCTAAAAATAGCCGACATGATCCAAGTCAATTCGCGGAATATTTCAAAATATTCACATTTCTTAAGGGGATCTTAAATGAGCTTGTACCTGGTGCAAAGGTAGGTGGCTGTGGATTAACAATGGATTTAGAAATAGAAAAGTTAGATTTATTTTTGAAACAATGGAGATTGCAAGAGATGCAACCGGATTTTCTTTCTATTTACCTCTATCCCATAGAAACGGAGAGTGATAGAAATGCTAAAAAGAATGTAATCTCCACAAATCCAAACTACATAAAAACCAAAATAAGACAGGTTCGAGATGCAATGAATAGATATGATTTTGATGATTTAGAATTAAATGTTACAGAGTGGAATATTTCCATATCAAATCGGGACTATTTAAATGATACTTGCTTTAAGGCCTCTTATATAGCTAAGAATATTATCGACAATTTAACTCTAAATAATATTAATATGTTAGGGTATTGGATGTGTTCGGATATATTTAGTGACTTTAAAGACTCTAAAAACTTACTGCATGGTGGGGTAGGGCTCATAACCAAAAGTGGTATAAGAAAACCAAGTTACCATTCCTTTTCTTTATTAAAAAGATTGGGGGAAATATTAGTTTCAAAAGGTGATAACTATATTATTACCAAAAAATCTGGGGATCGCTACCAGATTATTTGCTATAATTATAAACACTTTGACTATTCTTATTATCTTCAGCCGGAAGGCAGTATTGAGATAAGTGAACAATATGATATCTTTGAAAATAATAACCCACTAACACTTTCATTAAAAATGAAAGGCATTAAAAATGGGAGGTATCGTCTGAAAGAACAACGTATTAATCGTAAATATGGCAGTGTTTTAGATGAATGGCTAAATTTTGGTTCTATTTATGATATGAAACCAGATGAAGTAGAATATTTGAAACAAAAAAGTGTTCCCTATATGAAGGTGAGCCACACTATTGTTGAAGAAAATAATATTTTGATTAAAGGTGAGTTGCAACCACATGAAGTAAGACTATATGAACTTAACCTAATCATTAGTGATTCATAA